A part of Prevotella melaninogenica genomic DNA contains:
- the trxA gene encoding thioredoxin: MEVVITSENLETYKNGELPLVVDLWATWCGPCKMIGPIISELAEEYDGKIVVGKCDVEENDDVAIDFGVRNIPTILFFKGGKLVDKFVGAASKDVLKEKFDALL, from the coding sequence ATGGAAGTAGTAATTACAAGCGAGAATTTAGAGACTTACAAGAATGGTGAATTACCATTGGTAGTTGATTTGTGGGCAACATGGTGTGGACCTTGTAAGATGATTGGTCCTATCATCTCTGAACTTGCTGAAGAGTACGACGGTAAGATCGTTGTAGGCAAATGTGATGTAGAAGAGAATGATGACGTAGCTATCGACTTCGGTGTACGTAACATCCCAACAATCCTCTTCTTCAAGGGTGGTAAGTTGGTTGACAAGTTCGTTGGTGCAGCATCAAAGGACGTTCTCAAAGAGAAGTTCGACGCGCTGCTCTAA